Genomic window (Streptomyces sp. NBC_01431):
GCCCAAGGGACTTGAGACGGTCCGCGCGGCGGGCTACCGGCTGCTCGCGCTGACCCCCGACGAGAAGGCCTCCAGCATCGACGACGCCGCGGCCCACAAGCTCGCCAAGGTGGCCCTGATGCTGGGCGCCGAGGGCGACGGCCTGTCGCGGCAGGCCCTGGTCGCGGCCGACGAGTGGGTACGCATCCCGATGGCGCACGGGGTCGACTCCCTGAACGTGGGAGCGGCCGCGGCGGTCGCCTTCTACGCGGTGGCGACGGGCCGCCCGACAGACTGAGGACGGCAAGCCGCGCGACCGGCCCGAGCCGGTCCGCGGCCCCCGGACAACGCCCTGGCGGAGCGTTCAGAACTGCTTGACCGCGGCGATCCCCAGCAGCACGATCAACGTCACCAGGACGAAGACCGTGAGCCGCTGCCGCAGCAGCCGAGGGTTGGCGGGCCGCAGCCCACCGCCCGAGGTGCGCGCCCCGGGCCGGGTACCCGGACGCCCCCCGGGACGAGAGGCGCTGCCGCGCGGCCCGCCAGGACGCGAGCCACCGGTGTGCGGCGCCGAGCCGCCCGTGCGGGGCCCGGACCGGGACGCCGAGGCTCCCGTGCTCCGGCCGCCCTGCGTGTACGGCTGCGTGCGCTCGTCGAGGCGTCCGGTGGGCCGGTCAAGCTCGACGCGCTCGCGCTGGACCGGAGGACGTGCGTCCAGGGCGGCCGAAGGGCCGTGCAACGAGCCCTGGGCCTCCCGGGCGGCGATCTCCTTGAGCCGCATCGACAGCTGGAGCGTGCTGGGGCGCTCCTCCGGGTCCTTCGCCAGACAGGCCCGCACCAGCGGGGCCAGCGCGTCGGGCACGCCGCGCAGCTGCGCCTCCTCGTGCACCACGCGGTAGAGCATCACCTCGGAACTGCCGTGCCCGAAGGGCGAGTCGCCCATGGCGGCGTACGCCAGCGTCGCTCCCAGCGAGAAGACGTCGGTGGCGGGCGTGACCGCGGCGCCGCGCACCTGCTCGGGCGCGAGGAAGCCGGGGGAGCCCACGGCGGTGCCGACGTGGGTCAGCGTCGAGGCACCGGTCGCCCAGGCGATTCCGAAGTCGATGATCCTGGGCCCCTTCGGGGACAGCAGGATGTTGGACGGCTTGAGGTCGCGGTGGACGACCCCGGCCTCGTGGACGGCAACCAGGCCCTCGGACAGCGCGGCCCCGATCGCGGCGGCCTCGGCGGCCGTCAGCGGGCCCTCCTCGGCCACCTTGTCGTGCAGCGAGGGCCCGGGGACGTACTGCGTGGCGAACCAGGGCCGCTCCGCCTCCAGATCGGCGGCGACCAGCCGGGCCGTGCAACCGCCCCGGATCCGTCGCGCCGCGGAGACCTCGCGGGCGAACCGGGACCTGAACTCCTGGTCCTCGGCGAGGTCGGGCCGGATCACCTTCAGCGCCACCCGCTGCCCGCGCCGGTCGGAACCGAGGTACACGACCCCCATGCCGCCCGCGCCGAGACGCCGGTGAAGCCTGAAAGAGCCGACGACACGCGGGTCCTCGCGCCGGAGCCGCATCATCGCCATTTTCATCCCCGCTGCCAGTCCTGTTGACGTGGCACAGCTTACGTACCCGCCGCCCGGTGTGCTCATAGGCCGCGCCCTCTCGGGCCGCACGATTGTCAGTGCCGGGTGGGAAACTTGAGGAGTGGTCAGCAGGCCGCGGATCCATGGCTGCTGACCCGTGCGAGATCTCAACGGTCCGTCGCAGAAGGGGGTTTGGATCAATGAAGGGTGACCGCGTGGAGATAGTGGTGGACGCCGGAGACACCACCCGGACGTACGAAGTGGTGGCAAGCCGGGCGGGCCGCAGGGTGGAGACGGCGGTCCGTCGCGGGGTGGTGGAAGTGAGCGAAGTCACGCGCAGCGGCACGGTCGTGCGCACCGCCCGATTCATGGCCACCCGGGTGCTCGCCCTGGTCGAGCAACCGGTACCCCGGCAGGACGCGGGGGAGGCGGAGCCCGGGGACCGCGCCCGACCCCTCCGGGAAGACCCCAAGGCGTAGGGGTCGCGTCTCCACCCAGGGGAGTACGTCCACAGGGGAGGGCTCATCCCCTGGGAGGCCAGCAGAGCGGTACGAGGGCATGACGTCCCGGGCCGTGCCGGTCCCTACTGTTGAAGACAAGCGGCGGGTGGTGCACTCGTCCCCCGAGGTCAGACACCCGCCGCGGTCAAGAACCAATGAATCGAACAGGAGAGGACCATGGCGGACACGGCTGCGCGGACGATCATCCGTACGCAGGGACGCAGGGCGTACAGCGCCGCGTTCGGTGCCCGCCGGGCCGGTCCGCGCCACCCCCTGGTGGCGACGGCCATGGTCCTTCCCCTGGCGGCCCTGCTCGTAGTCGTCTTCGGCGGCTGGGACGCGGTGGTCACACAGGCGTCGTCCGTGGGTGTGATGCTGGGGCGCTGAGCGGCGCCCCGGACCCGGTAGAGCGGACCGGGTCGGGGACATCCGGCCCATTTCAGCCCCGTGGGGACGGGGGTGCGGCGGACGGCAGTAAGAGGCGTTGTCCGATCGGCTGGGGAGCCGATCGGACAACGCCTTTTGCACGTACGGGAGTTGGGCAGCACGAGCGGCTGCGGCAACGACGGAGCCCCCGGCCTTCGAGAAGGCCGGGGGCTCCGGTTGGTGCGCGATACTGGGATTGAACCAGTGACCTCTTCCGTGTCAGGGAAGCGCTCTCCCGCTGAGCTAATCGCGCGGGATCAGGTGCTGTTACTGCGTGCGCGATACTGGGATTGAACCAGTGACCTCTTCCGTGTCAGGGAAGCGCTCTCCCGCTGAGCTAATCGCGCGGGACGGCCCCAAGCCTCGGGACCGGTTACTTCGTGTTACTGCGTGCGCGATACTGGGATTGAACCAGTGACCTCTTCCGTGTCAGGGAAGCGCTCTCCCGCTGAGCTAATCGCGCTTGGAGGTGGAGACGGGATTTGAACCCGTGTAGACGGCTTTGCAGGCCGTTGCCTCGCCTCTCGGCCACTCCACCAGGAGTGCATATGAGGGTCCGGGAAGATCCCCCACATCGAGCGGACGACGAGATTCGAACTCGCGACCCTCACCTTGGCAAGGTGATGCTCTACCAACTGAGCCACGTCCGCTTGTCGTTTCCGTTTCGCTTGCGCGTCCCGGCGACGTGTTGAACTCTAGCGGATTCCCGGGCCAGTACAAAAACGCGTTTGCGCAGCGTGCTGCGTTACGCCTGGTCGGCGCCCGTGCGGGGTCCGGGCGACTGTTCGCCTCCCGGCCGCTCAGGGGCACCCGGCCCGCACCGGTCATAGACTCGCACCCGTGCACGACCTCGCTCCTCTGGCCCGCTTCGGCGGCCTCGTCGCCTCGGACCTGCGTGATGTCACCAGTGACCCCGAGGCTCTTGACTCCGCCGGCTTCTGGGCTGTCTCCGCCGACTTCGAGGGCCGCCTCGTCTGCGCCCGCTTCGGGGACGTCCGTACGGAGCCGGTCCCCGCGCCCGTCCCCGGCGCCTGGCGCGGGCCCGCCGCCGGTGACTGGACGTCCTCCCTCGACCGCGCCGCGTACACGGCGGGCGTACGCCGCATCCGCGAGCACATCGCGGCCGGTGAGGTCTACCAGGCGAACCTCTGCCGGGTGCTGGCCGCGCCGCTGCCCGACCCGGCGGCGGCCGACGTGGACGCGCTCACCGCGCTGCTCGCCCGGGGCAACCCCGCTCCCTACGCCGGAACGATTCGGCTGCCCGCCCACGGGGTGGAGATCGCGACCGCCTCGCCCGAACTGTTCCTGCGGCGCACGGGGCGGGTCGTGGAGTCCGGGCCCATCAAGGGGACCGGGCGGACCGCGGCGGACCTCCTGGAGAAGGACCACGCCGAGAACGTGATGATCGTGGACCTCGTCCGCAACGACCTGGGGCGGGTCTGCGCCACCGGCTCGGTGACCGTGCCGGAGCTCTGCACGGTGGAGGAGCACCCCGGCCTCGTCCACCTCGTTTCCACCGTGCGCGGTGAACTGGCGCCGAAGGCCGGCTGGCGGGATCTGTTCGGTGCCGCGTTCCCGCCGGGCTCGGTCACCGGGGCGCCCAAGTCGAGCGCGCTGCGGATCATCGAAGCCCTGGAGACCGCGCCCCGCGGCCCCTACTGCGGCGGCATCGGCTGGGTCGACGCCGACCGGGGGCTCGGCGAGCTCGCCGTCGGCATACGCACCTTCTGGATCGACCGGGCGAGCGGGGTGCTGCGTTTCGGCACCGGGGCGGGCATCACCTGGGGCTCGGACCCCGAGCGGGAGTGGGACGAGACCGAGCTGAAGGCCTCGCGACTGCTCGCGGTAGCGTCGGGCGCGTATGCCCACGGCGGGCACACGGGAAGGACCGCGTAAATGCAGATCTGGGTCAACGGCGGACTGAAGAACGCCGATGCCGCGCAGGTGTCCGTGCTCGACCACGGGCTCACCGTGGGCGACGGCGTCTTCGAGACGGTGAAGGCGACACAGGGCCGCACCTTCGCGCTCACCCGCCACCTGGACCGGCTGACCCGCTCGGCTCGCGGCCTCGGCCTGCCCGACCCCGACCTCGACGAGGTGCGGCGAGCCTGCGCGGCCGTGCTCGACGCGAACCCGATGCCGCTCGGCCGGCTGCGGATCACCTACACCGGCGGGCTCTCGCCGCTCGGCTCCGACCGGGGGGACGCGGGAGCGACCCTGGTCGTCGCGCTCGGCGAGAGCACGCGCCGCCCCGACACCACCGCCGTGATCACCGTGCCGTGGACCCGCAACGAGCGCAGCGCCGTCGTGGGCCTGAAGACCACCTCGTACGCCGAGAACGTCGTCGCCCTCGCCAAGGCGCACGGGCAGGGCGCCTCCGAGGCCCTCTTCGCGAACACGGCGGGACAGCTCTGCGAGGGCACCGGATCCAATGTCTTCGTGGTGCTCGACGGCCAGTTGCACACCCCGCCGCTCGCCTCCGGCTGCCTCGGCGGCATCACCCGCGCGCTGACCGTCGAGTGGACCGGGGCGCAGGAGACGGCACTGCCGCTGGAGGTCCTGGAGAGCGCGGACGAGATCTTCCTGACCTCCACGCTGCGCGACGTGCAGTCCGTGCACCGCGTCGACGGGCGGGTGCTGGCCCAGGCACCCGGTCCGGTCACCGCGAAGGCGATGCGGATCTTCGACGAGCGGGCCGGCTCGAATCTGGACCCGTAGGACCGGACGCGCGGATCCCGGCGAACCGGACCCGTAAAAGCCGGTGACGTGCGGCCCCGGGACCGGTACAACGGCCTTGATGACCACCACCATTCGGCCGACCGAGCCGCTCCAGCAGGGCGCCGAGGGCGCCAAGTCGCGTACGTACGACGTGTGTGTGAACAGCAGACGCGTCGGACGGATCAAGATCGCCACGGACACCCGGTTCGGGGCCGGTACGGGCCGGATCGGGGAGCTGTGGATCGACGAGGCCGACCGGGGGCGCGGGCGCGGCACCGTCGCCGCCCTCGCCGCCGAGGAAGTGCTGCGGGGCTGGGGCTGCGGCCAGGTCGGCCTCACGGTGCCCGCGGACGCGCGGGCGGCGCTGCGGCTGGCCGGTGCGCTCGGCTACGTCGAACGCAGCCGCAACATGGTCAAGCAACTCCCGCCCACCGCGCCCGAGTTGCCGGTGGGAACCGTCGGGCGGCCCATGAGCGCCGCCGAGTTCGAGCAGTGGCAGCGCGCGGACCTGGAGACCTACGCGCAGAGCTGGATCGACCGGGGCGTGCCCGAGGCGCAGGCCCGGACGAAGGCGGAGTCGGAGCACCGCGCGCTGCTCCCGGACGGCGTGGCCACCGCAGGCGTGCACCTGCGGGTGCTGGAGGGCCGGGGGAGCGCCGTGGGCAGCGTGTGGGTGGCCCGGCGCACGCCGCCCGGCGAGGGCGCCTACGTCTTCGACGTCCGGGTCGCCGAGGAGTACCGCGGCCGGGGCCACGGGCGGTCGCTGATGCTGCTCGCGGAACGAGTGGCCCTGGCTGACGGAATGGACACGCTGGGCCTGCACGTCTTCGCCGACAACACCCCGGCGCTCCGCCTCTACGAGTCGCTCGGCTACCGGCCCACCCGGTACCACCACTACAAGAGCCTGCTCTGAGCGGCGGCTACCGGTCGGCGAGCAGCCCGTCGGCGATCTCCTCGATGCGCGCGCGCAGCCCGTCCTGGCTCTTGCCGCCGTCGAGCCGCTCCTCGCCGATGACGTAGGTCGGTGTGCCGGTCACCCCGATGGCCTTGCCCTCGGCCTGGTCCGCGTCGACGATCAGGATGTGCCGCCCGTCGATGAGGGCGGTCTCGAACTCGTCGGTGTCCAGGCCGAGTTCGCCCGCCGTCTCCACCAGGACGCGCTCGCCCTGCTCGGCGAGGCGCCCGGTGCGGGCGAGCACCGCCTCCACGTACGGCCAGCCCCGCCCCTGCTCGAAGGCCTCCTCGGCGGCCTGGGCCGCGGCGAAGGCGTGCTTGTGCTTGTCCAGCGGGAAGTGCCGCAGCCGGATGTCGAGGCGGTCGCCGTAACGGGCGCGCAGCGCGCGGATGTCGTCGAGGGCGTTGTGGCAGTCGGGGCACTGCAGCTCGCACCACACGTCGAGGACGACGGGGGCGGTGGCGCTGCCGGGGGTGGTGTCGCTCATGGGTCCCAGTCTCCCAGCAACCGGGACCTGGGGAGGATCCCGCCCCGGAGATCTCCCTGAGGTCGCGGCCGGCCGTGGCCCGACGGGCGGGTTGCGGTGCACGATGGAAGAAAGCCACACCCCCATGCCTGGAGGAACCGGATGCTCGCCGAGACCGTCTGCTCCGCCGTTTCCGCGGCCGGACTGGGCATCGCTGCCATCACGGCGTACCGCAAGCGCTTCCTCGCGGCCACGCGCATCGCCGCCTACTCCCTCATCCCCGTCGGCCTGGTCATGACCGGTGTCGTGCAGTGGGTGTCCGGCATCGTCTTCAAGCCGAGCGTGTGGCTGGGCTTCGGGCTGCTCGGGGTCGCCTGGCTGCTGTTCATGACGACCCGCGCCGTGGAGCGGCGCGGCGGCGGCACCCGCAAGGAACGCAAGGCCGCGGCGGCCGCCCAGCGCGAGGCGGTGGCCCCCACGGCCTCGGCCCCCTCGCTCGCCGCCGGGCGTGCGCCGGCCGCGCAGCCCGTCCCGAAGGCCAACGCCAAGCCCGCCGCGAGCGAGGACTTCAGCGACATCGAGGCCATCCTGAAAAAGCACGGCATCTGACCGTCCGGGTACGCCGGGGCGTGGGCGCCCCCGCGCGGCCGCTCGTGTCGTGCGCGACAAGATCGGGCGAACTGCCGCTTGATATGGGCGTGTTGGTATACCCATGCGGTGTGGCTGAGTCATCATCGCCCCGAGATGCTGGACAGTTCCCAGGGCTCCACCCCTGCACCGACCGACGAGCCGCGCGCGCCCGACCCCGAGGCGAAGGGCTGCCTCTTCGCGCTCTCCCAACCACCCCTGATGATCTTCCTGGGGGTGATCGGCTGCCTGCTGCTCATGGCCGCCGTGCACGACCTCTTCCTGCTGTGAGGCTCACGCGGCGAGCCCCGGCCGGGATCAGCCCGCGGCTTCCTTGCGGCGGGCCCGGTACGCGGCCACGTGCAGGCGGTTCCCGCAGGTACGGCTGTCGCAATAGCGCCGGGAGCGGTTGCGCGAGAGGTCCACGAAGGCCCGTCCGCAGTCCGGCGCCTCGCATCTGCGAAGACGTTCCTGCTCGCCCGTGACGACGATGAAGGCGAGCGCCATGCCGCCGTCCGCGGCCAGGTGGTCGGCCACCGAGGCGCCGGGCGCGAAGTAGTGCACATGCCAGTCGTAGCCGTCGTGGTCGGTCAGCTGTGGAGTGGTGCCGGCGGCTGCGACCAGCTGGTTGACGAGCTCGGCGGCGCTGTGGGCGTCCGGCGCCGCGAAGATCTCCGCGAACCTGCTCCTGACCCCCTGAACGCCCAGGAGGTCACGGATGGAGAGTCGTTCCACCCCGCTCACGCTATGGTCCTGGACGAACCGGTACAGCGCGTCCACGTCGGCGAGGCGGTCCGTCTCCTCGCTCTCCGGCGCGGTGTTCACCAGATCGACCACCATGTCGAGCGCGATCCGGGTGTCGTGAGGGATCAGCACGATTCGCTCCCTGGCCTGCGGCGGGCGGGCGCCCGTCGGATGCTGGCCGACTCTAGCCCCTCGTGCCGTGAGCGCACCGGTGCCGTCCCCCACGACGGCTTCGTGGGGGACGGCACCGGTGACTGCCGTTGTGTGGTTGTCCGCGCGGCGCCGTCGCCCCGAGTCGGACGGCGCCGTGCGGCTCTCTCCGTGGCCTCAGTTGTTCTCGGCCAGGATGTGTGAGAGTTCCGTGTCGAGATCGAAGTGACGATGCTCGGTGCCGGGTGGCACCGCGGCGTCGGTCCGCTTCAGGAACGACTCCAGGGCCCGCGCCGGGGCTTCGAGCAGGGCTTCTCCTTCCGGCGAGCTCAGGGCGATACAGACGACGCCCTGGCCGTGGCTGCGTGATGGCCAGACTCTGACGTCGCCGGTTCCGGTGGGCCGGTGGAGGCCCTCGGCGAGGAGGTCGCGGGCGAATACCCACTCGACGGTCTCCTCGGCTCCGGTGTGGAAGGTGGCGTGCACGGCATAGGGATCGGCCGTGTCATACCGCAGGCCCGCGGGTACAGGCAGTGAGGACTCGCTCGACACAACGAGGCGCAGGTGCAGCTCGCAGCTGACCGTGGTGTTCATAAGCGCCAGGGCCTTTCGCTCAGTGTGCGCTCGGGGATTCGCACGTCGGCGAAATCGACATGCCACCTACGGTGCCGTTGTAAACCCCTCTGACCGTTTTGCAGTGGTTCACGTAGCTCGTACGGCCGACTATTACTTTGCGTTATAGGTCCATTTCGGTGAAGTCGATTTCGGGCAACGGTGCCTGAAATCGGACGGCGCGAATACGAAGAGTGACGAACGGGCCCCGGGCAGGCGCTCGGCAGGAGCGGCGCACGACGGATCGGCAACGTGGTGCCGGGGAAGATCGACGAGTGACCATGCGTGGTCCAGGGCCCCGCTGACATGGGGTAATGTTTGCGGTGCGCCCGGGCGATTAGCTCAGTGGGAGAGCGCTTCGTTCACACCGAAGAGGTCACTGGTTCGAACCCAGTATCGCCCACCCGGACCGCAGGCCCCGGAGATCACCAAGATCTCCGGGGCCTGTGGCGTTCCACGGGCACACTGGGGGCATGGACTGGTGCCACTACCGCTTCCGCAGTGTCTGGGACCTGCCCCGCGCGCCCGCCGCCGTGTTCGCGGTTCTGGAGCGCGCCGAGGAGTACCCGCGGTGGTGGCCCGAGGTTCGCGAGGTCACCCCCCTCGACGACCTCACCGCCACCTCCCGGCTCCGCTCGCTCGTCCCGTACGACCTGTACGTCACCGGGCGCGAGAGTCGCCGCGATCCGGCGGCCCTGGTCCTCGAAGCCGAGCTGAGCGGCGACCTGGAGGGCTGGGTGCGCTGGACGCTGGCCGAGCGCCCCGGCGGTACCCGTGTCGTGTACGAGCAGGAGGTCGAGGTGCGCAAGCCGCTGATGCGGCGGTTCGCGCTGCCCGGCCGCCCGCTGTTCCGCGCCAACCACGCCTTGATGATGAGGTCCGGGCGGCGCGGGCTGCGGCGGTGGCTCGAACGGGAGCAGCCGAGCGGGACGCGTCGTTGAGGGGCCGTCGCCGGGTGCCGGGCGGGCGGTTTGAAAGCTGGGCGTGCGGGCCTGTATTGTTCAGTCCGTTCCCGGGCGATTAGCTCAGTGGGAGAGCGCTTCGTTCACACCGAAGAGGTCACTGGTTCGAACCCAGTATCGCCCACCGGGAAAGGCCGGTCCGTCACTGACGGACCGGCCTTTTTGCTGTCGACGTTCAGGCGGCCGCCGGGAGTTCGGGACGCAGCGGCCATGCCGTGTCCACGAGTTCCACCGTGCCCTGCCGCGCGAACCAGGCCTGCAGGCCGCGCGCCTGCGCCGCGTGCCAAGTCGCCTGCAAGGTGTGCAACTCGGTCGGCGAGAGCCGCTCAAGGCGGGCCGCGAACCTGCGCCCCACGGCCCGTACGACCTCCAGGGCGGCCAGCGCGTCGGCGGCCGCGTCGTGCGCGCCCTCCAGCGTCACGTCGTAGTGGTCGCACAGGTCGGTGAGGGTGCGGCGGCCCTTGCGGTAGCGGTCGAGGTGCTTGTCCAGGACCCGGGGATCCAGAACGCGCAGTGGACCCGCGCCGAGGTAGTGGCCCAGGCGGGCGGCGCGGTGGCGCTTCAACTCCCGGTCCAGGATCGTCAGATCGAACGGCGCGTTCATGATGACCAGCGGACGGCTCGCCGAGCACTGCTCGGCGAGGCCCTTGGCGATCTCCTCCATCACGGGGGCCGGCCAGCGCCCGTTCAGCTGGAGGTGCTGATCGGTCAGCCCGTGCACCGCGGTGGCGCCCTCCGGGACCGGAACGCCCGGATTGACCAGCCAGCGCGTCACGCGCGGCCGCGCGCCCGGACCGTCCTGGACGACCAGCGCGGCCGAAACTATCCGGTCCTCCTCGACGTCGACCCCGGTGGTCTCGGTGTCGAACGCCGCCAGGGGACCCTCGTACCAGCACGTCATGTCTACTCAACTCCTCGCGCACTCCTGGCAGATGGCGTGCTTCCCCTGCCCGATTCCGTGATACCCGGGCCGTTTGCGACATACGCCGTTTGCGGGGATCGGAGTGCGGAGACAACACAGGTAGCGGGCTTGGTGATTGACGGTCCGTCACGGAAATACGTACGGCACGGTCCGGAAGGCCTACGACAGCCATGGCGCTCGCGCAGCCCGATCCGGCCGCGCCCGGTCACGGTCTGCTGCCCGAGCCGATCGCACCGCTGCGCGGCTCACTCGCCACCACCGCCTGCATGGAGACCCTCCAGGTGGGCTACCTGCACGCGGTGGCGGCGGCAGCGGGGTGCTCGCTCTCGCAGCCCTTTCCGGACAACGGGATCGACTGGCACGTGAGCCACAGCGCTCCCGGCCACACGGTCGACGACGAAGTGACGATCAAGGTGCAGCTCAAGTGCACGTACCAGATTCCGCCGCATCCGCCGGGCGGGGCCTTCTCGTTCACGCTGGACAACGACCACCTGGTGAAACTGGCCCGCACGCCGGTGTCGGTGCACAAGATCCTGGTCGTGATGCTGGCGCCGAGGAACCGGGACGAGTGGCTGCGCGCGGGCCACGACCGGCTGGCGCTGCGGCACTGCTGCTACTGGACCAATCTGGCCGGACACCCGGTGACCGGCCGCCGCAGGACCACGGTGCGCATACCGACATCGCGGATCTTCGACGACCGCGCGCTCTGCGAGATCATGACGCGGGTCGGGGTGGGAGGGAGGCCCTGATGCGCTGGTCCGGGGAAGAGGGCGGGGCGACCTTGCCGGTCGGACAGGTCGATCCGGCCGTCCTGGGGGCGCTGCTGCACCGGCACGGCTGGCGGCGGCGCGGCGGAGCGGCGGGACGGTACGCCCGCTGGACACCGCCCGGGGCGGTCGGCTCCGGTACGAGTCTGCTCGTTCCGGAGAGCCGGGCCTACCCGGACTGCGAGGACCTGCTCGGCGAGGCGCTGACCGCGCTCGCCCGCAGCGCCGCGCCCTGTGCCCGCGAGGTCCTGCTGTCGCTCGCGGTGCCCAGCGACGAGGTGCGGTGGTGGCGCGAGGTGCCCGAGGGGCCGCTCGGCACCGCCTCCTGGAACGAACAGGAGCAACTGCGCGACGCCGCGCACCGGATGCTGCTCGCCGGCGCGCTGGCGGTGCGCGGGCCGGCCGGTTACCACGGGGCGCGCCACCGCAGGCAGGCCGTCGCCTCCCTCACGGACGTGCTGGCCGGACCCGGCCCGGACGGACGGCTCACCGCCTTCGTGCCGGTGGCGTCCGGGCGGCCCGCGGTGGTGCGCCTGTACGAGGCCCTCAACGCGGTCCGGGACGCGGTCGACTACCAGCGCGCCACGGGCGGCATGGAGGCCTTCGACGCCGCCGTGCGCGCCGGGGTCAGCCGGGAGCTGACCGAGTCGGTGGTCGCCCTGGTGCACGGCACGGAAGGCGTCCGGATCGCGCTGGAGTGGGCGCCGGCGGCCGGGGTGCCGACGGGCTGCGCGCCCCGCCCCGAGCCCGTCGAGTTCTCGCCCGGCGACCTGCCCGCGCTGCGGGCGGCGGGCGCCCGGTACCTGAGCGTCGAACCGTCCGTACCCGTGCGGATCACCGGCGCCGTGGTGCGGCTGAGGCGGTCGGGCCCCGGCGGGCCGGGCGTCGTGCGGCTGCGGGTACTGGCCGGCGCCGAGGTCCCGCACGTCCGGATGGAGCTCGACGAGGAGGCGTACCGCATCGCCGGGCACGCGCATCTGGTGGGGCTGCCGATCCGGGTCGTGGGGAGACTGGAGAGCCGGGGCGGGTTCCGCCGGCTCTCCCAGGCGCGCGACGTGACCCCGGTGCAGGTGGACGACGCCGAGCGGGACCGCCTGATGAAGTCGCTCCAGGAGAACCTGGACTTCTTCGAGGAGGCCTGCGGGTCCGAGGCGGACCCCGCGACCGACTGAGCGGCCCGTTAACCGTTTCGCGGCGTACCCCGCGGGCTCGGTAGGATCGTCTCGCGTACGCGACACGCTGCGCGCCCCCCTACGGCAGGAGAAGTCCGGTGTCAGACGTCCGTGTGATCATCCAACGCGATTCCGAGCGGGAAGAGCGCGTGGTGACGACGGGCACTACGGCGGCCGAGCTCTTCGCCGGTGAGCGCACCATCGTCGCGGCCCGCGTGGCCGGTGAGCTGAAGGACCTCGCGTACGAGGTGAAGGACGGCGAGGAGGTCGAGCCCGTCGAGATCTCCTCCGAGGACGGCCTCAACATCCTGCGCCACTCCACCGCGCACGTCATGGCCCAGGCCGTCCAGGAGCTCTTCCCCGACGCCAAGCTGGGCATCGGCCCGCCGGTGCGGGACGGCTTCTACTACGACTTCGACGTCGAGAAGCCGTTCACGCCCGAGGACCTCAAGGCCATCGAGAAGAAGATGCAGGAGATCCAGAAGCGCGGCCAGCGCTTCTCGCGCCGCGTCGTCACCGATGAGGCCGCCCGCGAGGAACTGGCGAACGAGCCGTACAAGCTGGAGCTCATCGGCATCAAGGGCTCGGCCTCGTCCGACGACGGCGCCGACGTCGAGGTGGGCGGCGGCGAGCTGACCATCTACGACAACCTGGACGCCAAGACCGGTGACCTGTGCTGGAAGGACCTGTGCCGCGGTCCCCACCTGCCCACCACCCGCAACATCCCCGCGTTCAAGCTGATGCGCAACGCCGCCGCCTACTGGCGCGGCAGCGAGAAGAACCCGATGCTCCAGCGCATCTACGGCACCGCCTGGCCCTCCAAGGACGAGCTGAAGGCGCACCTGGAGTTCCTCGCGGAGGCCGAGAAGCGCGACCACCGCAAGCTGGGCAACGAGCTCGACCTGTTCTCCATCCCGGAGCAGATCGGCTCCGGCCTCGCCGTCTTCCACCCCAAGGGCGGCATCATCCGCCGGGTCATGGAGGACTACTCGCGCCGCCGGCACGAGGAGGAGGGCTACGAGTTCGTCTACACCCCGCACGCCACCAAGGGGAAGCTCTTCGAGACCTCGGGCCACCTGGACTGGTACGCCGACGGCATGTACCCGCCCATGCAGCTCGACGAGGGCGTGGACTACTACCTCAAGCCCATGAACTGCCCGATGCACAACCTGATCTTCGATGCGCGCGGGCGCTCCTACCGTGAACTGCCGCTGCGCCTCTTCGAGTTCGGCACCGTGTACCGGTACGAGAAGTCGGGTGTCGTGCACGGCCTGACCCGGGCCCGCGGTTTCACCCAGGACGACGCGCACATCTACTGCACCAAGGAGCAGATGGCGGCCGAGCTCGACCG
Coding sequences:
- a CDS encoding CGNR zinc finger domain-containing protein, whose translation is MLIPHDTRIALDMVVDLVNTAPESEETDRLADVDALYRFVQDHSVSGVERLSIRDLLGVQGVRSRFAEIFAAPDAHSAAELVNQLVAAAGTTPQLTDHDGYDWHVHYFAPGASVADHLAADGGMALAFIVVTGEQERLRRCEAPDCGRAFVDLSRNRSRRYCDSRTCGNRLHVAAYRARRKEAAG
- a CDS encoding 3'-5' exonuclease; translation: MTCWYEGPLAAFDTETTGVDVEEDRIVSAALVVQDGPGARPRVTRWLVNPGVPVPEGATAVHGLTDQHLQLNGRWPAPVMEEIAKGLAEQCSASRPLVIMNAPFDLTILDRELKRHRAARLGHYLGAGPLRVLDPRVLDKHLDRYRKGRRTLTDLCDHYDVTLEGAHDAAADALAALEVVRAVGRRFAARLERLSPTELHTLQATWHAAQARGLQAWFARQGTVELVDTAWPLRPELPAAA
- a CDS encoding aminotransferase class IV is translated as MQIWVNGGLKNADAAQVSVLDHGLTVGDGVFETVKATQGRTFALTRHLDRLTRSARGLGLPDPDLDEVRRACAAVLDANPMPLGRLRITYTGGLSPLGSDRGDAGATLVVALGESTRRPDTTAVITVPWTRNERSAVVGLKTTSYAENVVALAKAHGQGASEALFANTAGQLCEGTGSNVFVVLDGQLHTPPLASGCLGGITRALTVEWTGAQETALPLEVLESADEIFLTSTLRDVQSVHRVDGRVLAQAPGPVTAKAMRIFDERAGSNLDP
- a CDS encoding SsgA family sporulation/cell division regulator, with the protein product MNTTVSCELHLRLVVSSESSLPVPAGLRYDTADPYAVHATFHTGAEETVEWVFARDLLAEGLHRPTGTGDVRVWPSRSHGQGVVCIALSSPEGEALLEAPARALESFLKRTDAAVPPGTEHRHFDLDTELSHILAENN
- a CDS encoding SRPBCC family protein; translated protein: MDWCHYRFRSVWDLPRAPAAVFAVLERAEEYPRWWPEVREVTPLDDLTATSRLRSLVPYDLYVTGRESRRDPAALVLEAELSGDLEGWVRWTLAERPGGTRVVYEQEVEVRKPLMRRFALPGRPLFRANHALMMRSGRRGLRRWLEREQPSGTRR
- a CDS encoding GNAT family N-acetyltransferase, giving the protein MTTTIRPTEPLQQGAEGAKSRTYDVCVNSRRVGRIKIATDTRFGAGTGRIGELWIDEADRGRGRGTVAALAAEEVLRGWGCGQVGLTVPADARAALRLAGALGYVERSRNMVKQLPPTAPELPVGTVGRPMSAAEFEQWQRADLETYAQSWIDRGVPEAQARTKAESEHRALLPDGVATAGVHLRVLEGRGSAVGSVWVARRTPPGEGAYVFDVRVAEEYRGRGHGRSLMLLAERVALADGMDTLGLHVFADNTPALRLYESLGYRPTRYHHYKSLL
- a CDS encoding DsbA family protein, which encodes MSDTTPGSATAPVVLDVWCELQCPDCHNALDDIRALRARYGDRLDIRLRHFPLDKHKHAFAAAQAAEEAFEQGRGWPYVEAVLARTGRLAEQGERVLVETAGELGLDTDEFETALIDGRHILIVDADQAEGKAIGVTGTPTYVIGEERLDGGKSQDGLRARIEEIADGLLADR
- a CDS encoding chorismate-binding protein — protein: MHDLAPLARFGGLVASDLRDVTSDPEALDSAGFWAVSADFEGRLVCARFGDVRTEPVPAPVPGAWRGPAAGDWTSSLDRAAYTAGVRRIREHIAAGEVYQANLCRVLAAPLPDPAAADVDALTALLARGNPAPYAGTIRLPAHGVEIATASPELFLRRTGRVVESGPIKGTGRTAADLLEKDHAENVMIVDLVRNDLGRVCATGSVTVPELCTVEEHPGLVHLVSTVRGELAPKAGWRDLFGAAFPPGSVTGAPKSSALRIIEALETAPRGPYCGGIGWVDADRGLGELAVGIRTFWIDRASGVLRFGTGAGITWGSDPEREWDETELKASRLLAVASGAYAHGGHTGRTA